From Cellulosimicrobium sp. ES-005, one genomic window encodes:
- the proC gene encoding pyrroline-5-carboxylate reductase encodes MTDRPTPSVPERPLAVLGTGVMGETVLAGALASGWDPADVVATVRRPERAEELAARHGVRTTQDNVEAVRGAGVVVVAVKPKDVAALLDEVHDAVGAGAVVVSVVVGLPTSFYEDRLPAGTAVVRVMPNTPSVVGAGVSAVSGGAAADDDDVALVERLLSATGLVVRVAEKDQDAVGALSGSGPAYVFYVIDALAEAGVLLGLTRATALELATATVHGAATMLRETGEHPAIAREKVSSPGGTTVAALRRLDAGGVRAAFLDALEAARDRSAELAAALAAAPAPRRDPERAGS; translated from the coding sequence ATGACCGACCGTCCGACTCCGTCCGTCCCTGAGCGACCGCTCGCCGTCCTCGGCACGGGCGTCATGGGCGAGACCGTCCTCGCGGGCGCGCTCGCGTCGGGCTGGGACCCCGCCGACGTCGTCGCGACGGTGCGCAGGCCGGAGCGGGCCGAGGAGCTCGCGGCGCGCCACGGGGTCCGGACGACCCAGGACAACGTCGAGGCCGTGCGCGGCGCCGGCGTGGTGGTCGTCGCGGTCAAGCCGAAGGACGTCGCCGCGCTGCTCGACGAGGTCCACGACGCCGTCGGCGCCGGGGCCGTCGTGGTGAGCGTCGTCGTCGGGCTGCCCACGTCCTTCTACGAGGACCGGCTCCCGGCGGGCACCGCCGTCGTGCGGGTCATGCCGAACACGCCGTCGGTCGTGGGCGCCGGGGTGAGCGCCGTGAGCGGCGGCGCCGCCGCGGACGACGACGACGTCGCGCTCGTCGAGCGCCTGCTGTCCGCGACGGGGCTCGTCGTGCGCGTCGCGGAGAAGGACCAGGACGCGGTCGGGGCGCTGTCGGGCTCCGGCCCGGCCTACGTCTTCTACGTGATCGACGCGCTCGCCGAGGCGGGGGTCCTCCTGGGCCTGACGCGCGCCACGGCGCTCGAGCTCGCGACCGCCACGGTGCACGGCGCCGCGACCATGCTGCGCGAGACCGGCGAGCACCCGGCGATCGCGCGCGAGAAGGTCTCCTCGCCCGGCGGGACGACCGTCGCCGCGCTGCGACGCCTCGACGCGGGCGGGGTGCGCGCCGCGTTCCTCGACGCTCTCGAGGCCGCGCGCGACCGGTCGGCCGAGCTCGCCGCGGCGCTCGCGGCCGCGCCCGCGCCGCGCCGCGACCCCGAGAGGGCCGGGTCGTGA
- a CDS encoding LacI family DNA-binding transcriptional regulator has translation MSDVARLAGVSHQTVSRVLNDHPSVRSETRDRVLDAIATLGYRRNSAARALVTMRSGTIGVVTTGSALYGPTSTLIAVEEAAREQGYFVSVATIRRYDADTMHRVLEHFMDQGVEGIVVIAPQTDVAAAVDSFRAPVPVIMIAARDRPGEGEAAEVVRPSAGALGAPGAILSIAVDQRLGARLATEHLLGLGHRTVLHLSGPLDWFDARERETGWRAALEQHGAPVPEPVRGDWSSDRGYAVGKELADAVRAGDGPTAVFAGNDQLALGLLRAFWEQGVRVPSDVSVVGFDDVAGAGHFIPPLTTVRQPFGSLGRRCMGMMIDALSGATVRPVSIPPELMVRESTATPRG, from the coding sequence ATGTCCGACGTCGCGCGGCTCGCCGGCGTGTCGCACCAGACGGTCTCGCGCGTGCTCAACGACCACCCGAGCGTGCGGTCGGAGACGCGCGACCGGGTCCTCGACGCGATCGCGACGCTCGGCTACCGCCGCAACAGCGCGGCCCGCGCGCTCGTCACGATGCGCTCGGGGACGATCGGCGTCGTGACGACGGGCTCCGCGCTGTACGGGCCGACGTCGACCCTCATCGCGGTCGAGGAGGCGGCGCGCGAGCAGGGGTACTTCGTGAGCGTCGCGACCATCCGGCGCTACGACGCGGACACGATGCACCGCGTGCTCGAGCACTTCATGGACCAGGGCGTCGAGGGCATCGTCGTCATCGCGCCGCAGACCGACGTCGCGGCGGCGGTCGACTCGTTCCGCGCCCCCGTGCCGGTCATCATGATCGCGGCGCGCGACCGCCCGGGCGAGGGCGAGGCCGCCGAGGTCGTGCGCCCGAGCGCCGGCGCGCTCGGCGCGCCGGGCGCGATCCTGTCCATCGCGGTCGACCAGCGGCTCGGCGCGCGGCTGGCCACCGAGCACCTGCTCGGCCTCGGGCACCGCACGGTGCTGCACCTGTCCGGCCCGCTCGACTGGTTCGACGCGCGCGAGCGCGAGACGGGCTGGCGCGCGGCGCTGGAGCAGCACGGCGCGCCCGTGCCCGAGCCCGTGCGCGGCGACTGGTCCTCCGACCGCGGCTACGCCGTCGGGAAGGAGCTCGCGGACGCGGTCCGCGCGGGCGACGGGCCGACCGCGGTCTTCGCCGGCAACGACCAGCTCGCGCTCGGCCTGCTCCGGGCGTTCTGGGAGCAGGGCGTGCGGGTGCCGAGCGACGTCTCGGTCGTCGGGTTCGACGACGTCGCGGGCGCGGGGCACTTCATCCCGCCGCTGACGACGGTGCGCCAGCCGTTCGGCTCGCTCGGGCGCCGGTGCATGGGGATGATGATCGACGCCCTGTCCGGCGCGACCGTCCGGCCCGTCTCCATCCCGCCCGAGCTCATGGTCCGCGAGAGCACGGCGACGCCGCGCGGCTGA
- a CDS encoding FGGY-family carbohydrate kinase: MVQQDEAGRRRAAVVAGETALGIELGSTRIKACLVDGDGTPLASGSHAWENRFEDGTWTYSLDAVEAGLRDCYARLVDDVEARYGVRPTTYGALGVSAMMHGYLAFDADGEPLVPFRTWRNTSTGPAAAELTELLGYNVPLRWSVAHWYQAILDAEPHAAHVASLTTLAGYVHRRLTGRHVLGVGDASGMFPVDPATRDYDQALLALVDERAATHRAGPKLAELLPEVLVAGDDAGRLTAEGAAWLDPSGALAPGVLLCPPEGDAGTGMVATNAVAPRTGNVSAGTSIFAMVVLERPLGGVHHELDLVTTPAGDLVAMVHCNNGASELDAWAGLLGELAAAVGSDAGPDDVFGALFRAALDGDADGGGLLAYNYLAGEPITGLAEGRPLVVRTPGSRLTLANFARTQVYGAFGTLALGMRVLAAEGVAIDGMLAHGGMFRTAGVAQRMLAAAIDAPVSVGRTAGEGGAWGIAVLAGFARDRASGTASGSADGVAGHDLGAYLRDHVFASAQIETVAPDPADVAGFAAYLDRYAAGLAVERAAVAALPARTEGEDPA; encoded by the coding sequence ATGGTGCAGCAGGACGAGGCCGGTCGCCGTCGGGCGGCCGTCGTGGCAGGGGAGACCGCGCTCGGGATCGAGCTCGGGTCGACGCGGATCAAGGCGTGCCTCGTGGACGGCGACGGCACGCCGCTCGCGAGCGGCAGCCACGCGTGGGAGAACAGGTTCGAGGACGGCACGTGGACGTACTCGCTCGACGCCGTCGAGGCCGGGCTGCGCGACTGCTACGCGCGCCTCGTGGACGACGTCGAGGCGCGGTACGGCGTGCGGCCCACGACCTACGGCGCGCTCGGCGTGTCCGCGATGATGCACGGCTACCTCGCGTTCGACGCGGACGGGGAGCCGCTCGTCCCGTTCCGCACGTGGCGCAACACGTCGACCGGGCCGGCCGCCGCCGAGCTCACGGAGCTGCTCGGGTACAACGTCCCGCTGCGCTGGTCGGTCGCGCACTGGTACCAGGCGATCCTCGACGCCGAGCCGCACGCGGCCCACGTCGCGTCGCTCACGACGCTCGCCGGGTACGTCCACCGGCGGCTCACGGGCCGCCACGTGCTCGGCGTGGGCGACGCGTCCGGCATGTTCCCCGTCGACCCGGCGACGCGCGACTACGACCAGGCGCTCCTCGCGCTCGTCGACGAGCGCGCCGCGACGCACCGCGCAGGCCCGAAGCTCGCGGAGCTCCTGCCCGAGGTCCTCGTGGCCGGCGACGACGCGGGCCGGCTCACGGCCGAGGGCGCGGCCTGGCTCGACCCGTCGGGCGCGCTGGCCCCCGGGGTGCTGCTGTGCCCGCCCGAGGGCGACGCGGGCACGGGCATGGTCGCCACCAACGCCGTCGCACCGCGCACCGGCAACGTCAGCGCGGGCACGAGCATCTTCGCGATGGTCGTGCTCGAGCGCCCGCTCGGCGGCGTGCACCACGAGCTCGACCTCGTGACGACGCCCGCGGGCGACCTCGTCGCGATGGTCCACTGCAACAACGGCGCGAGCGAGCTCGACGCGTGGGCGGGCCTGCTCGGCGAGCTGGCCGCGGCCGTCGGCAGCGACGCGGGACCGGACGACGTGTTCGGCGCCCTCTTCCGCGCCGCGCTGGACGGCGACGCGGACGGCGGCGGGCTGCTGGCCTACAACTACCTCGCGGGCGAGCCGATCACGGGCCTCGCGGAGGGGCGGCCGCTCGTCGTGCGCACGCCCGGGAGCCGGCTCACGCTCGCCAACTTCGCGCGCACGCAGGTCTACGGCGCGTTCGGGACGCTCGCGCTCGGCATGCGGGTCCTCGCGGCGGAGGGCGTCGCGATCGACGGGATGCTCGCGCACGGCGGCATGTTCCGCACGGCCGGCGTCGCCCAGCGCATGCTCGCCGCGGCGATCGACGCGCCGGTGAGCGTCGGGCGCACGGCGGGCGAGGGCGGCGCGTGGGGCATCGCGGTGCTCGCCGGGTTCGCACGCGACCGGGCGTCGGGCACCGCGTCCGGGTCTGCGGACGGCGTCGCCGGCCACGACCTCGGCGCGTACCTGCGCGACCACGTGTTCGCGTCCGCCCAGATCGAGACCGTCGCGCCCGACCCGGCCGACGTCGCCGGGTTCGCGGCCTACCTCGACCGCTACGCCGCGGGGCTCGCCGTCGAGCGCGCCGCCGTGGCGGCACTGCCCGCCCGCACCGAAGGAGAGGACCCCGCATGA
- a CDS encoding L-ribulose-5-phosphate 4-epimerase, with amino-acid sequence MTTPTPAADVTAPAEPAVPAVPAHLREAVDAAKERVAALHAELPRWELVVWTAGNVSERVRDTTRPDGSGDLLVIKPSGVAYDDITPEAMVVCDLDAALVEGDRSPSSDTAAHAYVYRHLPEVGGVVHTHSTYATAWAARGEPVPCVLTMMADEFGGDIPVGPFALIGDDSIGRGIVETLRDSRSPAVLMRNHGPFTIGTDARAAVKAAVMCEEVARTVHVSRQLGEPTRIAQDDVDSLYARYQHVYGQQPAPGPR; translated from the coding sequence ATGACCACGCCCACCCCGGCCGCGGACGTCACGGCACCCGCTGAGCCCGCGGTGCCCGCCGTGCCTGCGCACCTGCGCGAGGCCGTCGACGCCGCCAAGGAGCGCGTCGCGGCGCTGCACGCCGAGCTCCCGCGGTGGGAGCTCGTCGTCTGGACCGCGGGCAACGTCTCCGAGCGGGTCCGCGACACCACGCGTCCCGACGGCTCGGGCGACCTGCTCGTCATCAAGCCGTCCGGCGTCGCGTACGACGACATCACCCCCGAGGCGATGGTCGTGTGCGACCTCGACGCGGCCCTCGTCGAGGGCGACAGGTCGCCGTCGTCCGACACGGCGGCGCACGCCTACGTGTACCGGCACCTGCCGGAGGTGGGCGGGGTCGTGCACACCCACTCGACGTACGCGACCGCCTGGGCCGCGCGCGGCGAGCCCGTCCCGTGCGTCCTGACGATGATGGCCGACGAGTTCGGCGGCGACATCCCCGTCGGGCCGTTCGCGCTGATCGGCGACGACTCGATCGGGCGCGGCATCGTCGAGACCCTGCGCGACTCCCGCAGCCCCGCGGTCCTCATGCGCAACCACGGCCCGTTCACGATCGGCACGGACGCGCGCGCGGCGGTCAAGGCGGCCGTCATGTGCGAGGAGGTCGCCCGGACCGTGCACGTCAGCCGGCAGCTCGGCGAGCCCACGCGCATCGCGCAGGACGACGTCGACTCGCTCTACGCGCGCTACCAGCACGTCTACGGGCAGCAGCCCGCGCCCGGCCCGCGCTGA
- the araA gene encoding L-arabinose isomerase, whose product MSKPYADREIWFLTGSQDLYGEETLRQVAEQSQEVARALDASPDVPATVVWKPVLKDAGSIRRAMLDANADDRVLGVVTWMHTFSPAKMWIGGLDQLRKPLLHLHTQANVELPWDTIDFDFMNLNQAAHGDREYAYVATRLGVARTTVVGHVSNPAVTARVGSWVRGAAGWAATHELRLARFGDNMRNVAVTEGDKTEAELRFGVSVNTWGVNDLVRAVEELSEADVDALVAEYEDLYDVVPELRKDGDRHASLRYAARQEIALETFLESVGAKAFTTNFEDLGDLRQLPGIAVQRLMAKGYGFGAEGDWKTAVLVRAAKVMGEGLPGGASLMEDYTYDLTPGSEKILGAHMLEICPSLTTSKPRVEIHPLGIGGKEDPVRMVFDADPGVGVVVSLADMRDRFRLTANVVDVVAPSAPLPHLPVARAVWEPRPDFATSAEAWLTAGGAHHTVLSTAAGIDAFEVFADIARTELLVIDEATTRRGFRDQVRWNQVFYRVAQGL is encoded by the coding sequence ATGAGCAAGCCCTACGCGGACCGCGAGATCTGGTTCCTCACCGGGAGCCAGGACCTGTACGGAGAGGAGACGCTGCGGCAGGTCGCCGAGCAGTCCCAGGAGGTCGCGCGCGCCCTCGACGCGTCGCCGGACGTCCCGGCGACCGTGGTCTGGAAGCCCGTGCTCAAGGACGCCGGCTCGATCCGGCGCGCGATGCTCGACGCCAACGCGGACGACCGCGTCCTGGGCGTCGTGACGTGGATGCACACGTTCAGCCCCGCGAAGATGTGGATCGGGGGCCTCGACCAGCTCCGCAAGCCGCTCCTGCACCTGCACACGCAGGCGAACGTCGAGCTGCCGTGGGACACGATCGACTTCGACTTCATGAACCTCAACCAGGCCGCGCACGGCGACCGCGAGTACGCGTACGTCGCGACGCGGCTCGGGGTGGCCCGCACGACGGTCGTCGGGCACGTCTCGAACCCGGCCGTCACCGCGCGCGTCGGCTCGTGGGTGCGCGGCGCCGCCGGATGGGCGGCGACGCACGAGCTGCGCCTCGCCCGCTTCGGCGACAACATGCGCAACGTCGCGGTGACCGAGGGCGACAAGACCGAGGCCGAGCTCCGGTTCGGTGTGAGCGTGAACACGTGGGGCGTGAACGACCTCGTGCGCGCGGTCGAGGAGCTCTCCGAGGCCGACGTCGACGCGCTCGTCGCCGAGTACGAGGACCTCTACGACGTGGTCCCCGAGCTGCGCAAGGACGGCGACCGGCACGCCTCGCTGCGGTACGCGGCCCGGCAGGAGATCGCGCTCGAGACGTTCCTCGAGTCGGTCGGCGCCAAGGCGTTCACGACGAACTTCGAGGACCTGGGCGACCTGCGCCAGCTCCCCGGCATCGCCGTCCAGCGCCTCATGGCCAAGGGCTACGGGTTCGGCGCCGAGGGCGACTGGAAGACCGCCGTGCTCGTGCGCGCCGCGAAGGTCATGGGCGAAGGCCTGCCCGGCGGGGCGTCGCTCATGGAGGACTACACGTACGACCTCACGCCCGGCAGCGAGAAGATCCTCGGCGCGCACATGCTCGAGATCTGCCCCTCGCTCACGACCTCGAAGCCCCGGGTCGAGATCCACCCGCTCGGCATCGGCGGCAAGGAGGACCCGGTCCGCATGGTGTTCGACGCCGACCCGGGCGTCGGCGTCGTCGTGTCCCTCGCGGACATGCGCGACCGGTTCCGCCTGACCGCCAACGTGGTCGACGTCGTGGCGCCCTCGGCGCCGCTGCCGCACCTGCCCGTGGCGCGGGCGGTGTGGGAGCCGCGCCCCGACTTCGCGACCTCCGCCGAGGCGTGGCTCACCGCGGGCGGCGCGCACCACACGGTGCTCTCCACCGCGGCCGGCATCGACGCGTTCGAGGTCTTCGCGGACATCGCCCGCACCGAGCTCCTGGTCATCGACGAGGCCACGACGCGCCGAGGCTTCCGCGACCAGGTCCGGTGGAACCAGGTGTTCTACCGCGTCGCGCAGGGCCTCTGA
- a CDS encoding ABC transporter substrate-binding protein produces MFSTTKARTRLTGVLAGVAVLALAACSSGGGSTDDSSNDAGGDGGSGDTIVVGFSQVGAESGWRAANTKSIQDTLTAENGFDLKFSDAQQKQENQIQAIRSYIAQGVDVIAFSPVVESGWDAVLEEAKQAGIPVILTDRAVDSADDTLYESFIGSDFVLEGEMAGDWVSENVATEPINVVELQGTTGAAPAIDRKTGFENATKDNPNVTIIDSQTGNFTRAEGKTVMEGFLQAHDDIDLVYAHNDDMGLGAIEAIEAAGLVPGEDIKIVTVDAVKDGMQALADGKINFIVECNPLLGPDLAEIIKKVVAGEEVEKRIVVEDQSFTQEQAVEALPTREY; encoded by the coding sequence ATGTTCAGCACGACCAAGGCGCGCACGCGTCTGACGGGTGTCCTCGCCGGCGTGGCGGTCCTCGCGCTCGCGGCGTGCAGCAGCGGGGGCGGCAGCACGGACGACAGCAGCAACGACGCGGGTGGCGACGGCGGCAGCGGCGACACGATCGTCGTCGGCTTCTCGCAGGTGGGCGCCGAGTCCGGCTGGCGCGCGGCGAACACCAAGTCCATCCAGGACACGCTCACGGCCGAGAACGGGTTCGACCTCAAGTTCTCCGACGCGCAGCAGAAGCAGGAGAACCAGATCCAGGCGATCCGCTCCTACATCGCGCAGGGCGTGGACGTCATCGCGTTCTCCCCGGTCGTCGAGTCCGGCTGGGACGCGGTGCTCGAGGAGGCCAAGCAGGCCGGCATCCCCGTGATCCTCACGGACCGCGCCGTGGACTCCGCGGACGACACCCTCTACGAGTCGTTCATCGGCTCCGACTTCGTCCTCGAGGGCGAGATGGCCGGTGACTGGGTCTCGGAGAACGTCGCGACCGAGCCCATCAACGTCGTCGAGCTCCAGGGCACCACCGGCGCGGCGCCCGCGATCGACCGCAAGACCGGGTTCGAGAACGCCACGAAGGACAACCCGAACGTCACGATCATCGACTCCCAGACGGGCAACTTCACGCGCGCCGAGGGCAAGACGGTCATGGAGGGCTTCCTCCAGGCGCACGACGACATCGACCTCGTCTACGCGCACAACGACGACATGGGCCTCGGTGCCATCGAGGCCATCGAGGCCGCGGGCCTCGTCCCGGGCGAGGACATCAAGATCGTCACCGTCGACGCGGTGAAGGACGGCATGCAGGCGCTCGCCGACGGCAAGATCAACTTCATCGTCGAGTGCAACCCGCTCCTCGGCCCGGACCTGGCGGAGATCATCAAGAAGGTCGTCGCGGGCGAGGAGGTCGAGAAGCGCATCGTCGTGGAGGACCAGTCCTTCACGCAGGAGCAGGCCGTCGAGGCGCTCCCGACGCGCGAGTACTGA
- a CDS encoding sugar ABC transporter ATP-binding protein has product MTTAVPDGRPVVEMTGISIEFPGVKALDGVDLTLRPGEVHALMGENGAGKSTLIKALTGVYSIDSGRIVVDGAEHTFSGPGEAQAAGVSPVYQEVNLCENLSVAENIMLGHEPRRLGAIDWRTTRRRAGEMLARLNLDIDPASSLAAHSLAVQQLVAICRALVVECKVLILDEPTSSLDADEVAQLFAVVRRLRDEGVAILFVSHFLEQVYEISDRMTVLRNGKLVGEYVTAELPRLELVSKMIGTSLEVLEELEEAPKRSVADRDGTTPFVQALGVGRKGSVQPFDLDVYPGEVVGLAGLLGSGRTELARLLAGADRADSGQVRVGGAPARLRTPRSAMQRKIAFSSEHRKAEGIVGDLTIRENIVLGLQAERGWARRLPKKQVDEIVETYIKALAIRPGNPDALIKNLSGGNQQKVLLARWLATAPKLLILDEPTRGIDVGAKAEIQKLVAQLAGEGMSVVFISAELEEVLRLSHRIAVMRDRVKVAEITNDEDVTVEDVVELIASGGQES; this is encoded by the coding sequence ATGACTACCGCCGTCCCCGACGGTCGACCCGTCGTCGAGATGACCGGGATCTCGATCGAGTTCCCGGGCGTCAAGGCGCTCGACGGAGTCGACCTCACGCTCCGGCCCGGAGAGGTCCACGCCCTCATGGGCGAGAACGGCGCCGGCAAGTCGACGCTCATCAAGGCGCTCACGGGCGTCTACTCGATCGACTCCGGTCGCATCGTCGTCGACGGCGCCGAGCACACGTTCTCCGGCCCGGGCGAGGCCCAGGCCGCCGGCGTCTCGCCGGTGTACCAGGAGGTCAACCTCTGCGAGAACCTCTCGGTCGCCGAGAACATCATGCTCGGCCACGAGCCGCGCCGCCTCGGCGCGATCGACTGGCGCACGACGCGCCGACGCGCGGGCGAGATGCTCGCCCGCCTCAACCTCGACATCGACCCGGCCTCGTCGCTCGCGGCCCACTCGCTCGCCGTGCAGCAGCTCGTCGCGATCTGCCGTGCGCTCGTCGTCGAGTGCAAGGTCCTCATCCTCGACGAGCCGACCTCGAGCCTCGACGCGGACGAGGTCGCCCAGCTCTTCGCCGTCGTGCGGCGGCTGCGCGACGAGGGCGTCGCGATCCTCTTCGTCTCGCACTTCCTCGAGCAGGTCTACGAGATCTCGGACCGCATGACGGTCCTGCGCAACGGGAAGCTCGTCGGCGAGTACGTGACCGCGGAGCTCCCGCGCCTCGAGCTCGTCTCCAAGATGATCGGCACCTCGCTCGAGGTGCTCGAGGAGCTCGAGGAGGCGCCCAAGCGCTCCGTGGCCGACCGCGACGGGACCACCCCGTTCGTCCAGGCCCTCGGCGTCGGCCGCAAGGGCTCGGTCCAGCCGTTCGACCTCGACGTGTACCCGGGCGAGGTCGTGGGCCTCGCCGGCCTGCTCGGCTCGGGCCGCACCGAGCTCGCGCGCCTGCTCGCCGGCGCGGACCGCGCCGACTCGGGTCAGGTGCGCGTCGGCGGCGCGCCCGCACGCCTGCGCACGCCGCGCAGCGCGATGCAGCGCAAGATCGCGTTCTCCTCGGAGCACCGCAAGGCCGAAGGGATCGTGGGCGACCTGACGATCCGCGAGAACATCGTGCTCGGGCTCCAGGCGGAGCGCGGCTGGGCGCGACGCCTGCCGAAGAAGCAGGTCGACGAGATCGTCGAGACCTACATCAAGGCGCTCGCGATCCGCCCCGGCAACCCGGACGCCCTCATCAAGAACCTCTCGGGCGGCAACCAGCAGAAGGTGCTCCTCGCGCGCTGGCTCGCGACGGCCCCCAAGCTGCTCATCCTCGACGAGCCGACGCGCGGCATCGACGTCGGCGCCAAGGCCGAGATCCAGAAGCTCGTGGCCCAGCTCGCGGGCGAGGGCATGTCGGTCGTCTTCATCTCGGCCGAGCTCGAGGAGGTGCTGCGGCTCAGCCACCGCATCGCCGTCATGCGCGACCGGGTCAAGGTCGCGGAGATCACCAACGACGAGGACGTCACGGTCGAGGACGTCGTCGAGCTCATCGCGAGCGGAGGGCAGGAGTCATGA
- a CDS encoding ABC transporter permease, with protein MSTTAPAWQRAVQHRLFWPIVALVVLLAVNTINRPSFLSIRLQDGHLFGSLVNLLKNGAPLLLVALGMTLVIATRGIDLSVGAVVAISGAVALSFIASSPSPDSLTTVLVAVGIALALSFVLGVWNGFLVSVLGIQPIIATLVLMTAGRGVAMLITGGQITTVNSAPFKAIGSGFWLGIPVAVVLAGVVFVAVALLTRRTALGMLIESVGINPEASRLAGVKSRSIIWTVYAVCALFAGLAGLMISSSTMAADANNAGLFIELDAILAVVIGGTSLAGGKFSLSGTLVGVLIIQTLTLTVTMLGISPSVTPLFKAIVVIAVCLAQSPKVRDLVAARRRRAAPTAAAAAEVSA; from the coding sequence ATGAGCACCACGGCACCCGCCTGGCAGCGCGCCGTCCAGCACCGGCTCTTCTGGCCGATCGTCGCGCTGGTCGTGCTGCTGGCGGTCAACACCATCAACCGGCCGAGCTTCCTGTCGATCCGGCTCCAGGACGGCCACCTCTTCGGGTCGCTCGTCAACCTGCTGAAGAACGGCGCGCCGCTGCTGCTGGTCGCGCTCGGCATGACGCTCGTCATCGCGACGCGGGGCATCGACCTGTCGGTCGGCGCGGTCGTCGCGATCTCCGGGGCCGTGGCGCTGAGCTTCATCGCCTCGTCGCCCTCCCCGGACAGCCTGACCACGGTCCTGGTGGCCGTCGGCATCGCGCTCGCGCTGTCGTTCGTCCTCGGCGTGTGGAACGGCTTCCTGGTCTCGGTCCTCGGGATCCAGCCCATCATCGCGACGCTCGTGCTCATGACCGCGGGCCGCGGCGTCGCGATGCTCATCACGGGCGGTCAGATCACGACGGTCAACAGCGCGCCGTTCAAGGCGATCGGCTCCGGGTTCTGGCTCGGGATCCCCGTGGCGGTCGTCCTCGCGGGCGTCGTCTTCGTGGCGGTCGCGCTGCTCACGCGCCGGACCGCGCTCGGCATGCTCATCGAGTCCGTCGGCATCAACCCCGAGGCGAGCCGCCTCGCCGGCGTCAAGTCGCGCAGCATCATCTGGACCGTCTACGCGGTGTGCGCCCTCTTCGCGGGCCTCGCGGGCCTCATGATCTCCTCGAGCACCATGGCGGCCGACGCGAACAACGCCGGTCTCTTCATCGAGCTCGACGCGATCCTCGCCGTCGTCATCGGCGGCACGTCGCTCGCCGGCGGCAAGTTCTCGCTCTCGGGCACGCTCGTCGGCGTCCTCATCATCCAGACGCTCACGCTCACGGTGACGATGCTCGGCATCTCGCCGTCGGTCACGCCCCTGTTCAAGGCGATCGTCGTCATCGCGGTCTGCCTCGCGCAGTCGCCGAAGGTGCGCGACCTGGTCGCCGCCCGACGACGTCGCGCGGCCCCGACGGCCGCCGCGGCCGCGGAGGTGAGCGCCTGA